The DNA segment CGGTCGCCTTCTTTAACTTTAACCTGAACTACAACAGTGTCACCTGGTGCAAATGCAGGGATGTCTTGTTTCATTTGCTCTTCTTCAAGAGCTTTGATGATATTACTCATGTTTCTATTTCCTAGATTAAACTGATACTAAATTTATTAGGCTAGTTGCTTCTATCTTTATTATCTAAAGACCGCTGTTCGGTAATGAACTGCGCCAGCAATTGTTCCTGTTCGTCAGTCAGAGCTAGGTTTTCCAGAAGCTCTGGTCTTCTAAGCCAAGTACGGCCCAGCGATTGTTTTAATCGCCAGCGACGAATGTCCTCATGGTTTCCGGAAGTAAGCACACTAGGCACTTGCTTACCGTTTAACACTTCAGGACGTGTGTAGTGTGGGCAATCTAATAAGCCATTAGCAAAAGAATCTTCTTCTGCCGACGCAAAATCTCCAAGTACGCCCGGTACAAACCGAGACACTGAATCAATTAACGTCATGGCTGGGATTTCCCCACCCGTCATTACAAAATCACCAATTGACCATTCTTCGTCAACGTATGATTGAATAATGCGCTCATCTACTCCTTCATATCGGCCACAAATCAGAATCAAGTTCTCGTTTGTTGCCAATTCTTCGACTCCTTGTTGGTCGAGTTTACGACCTTGAGGAGATAAGTAGATCACTTTCGCCTTATTCGGTGCGGCTTGTTTAGCTGTATTAATGGCATCGCTCAAAGGCTGAACCATCATTAACATGCCAGGGCCACCACCATAAGGTCTATCATCAACAGTGCGATGTTTATCATGAGTGAAATCACGAGGATTCCATGTTTCTAATGATAAAAGACCTTTTTTTACCGCTTGACCAGTCACACCATACTCAGATACGGCTCGGAACATGTCGGGAAATAGGCTAATAATGCCAATCCACATTGCGTTACTCGCTTATCTGTTAGTGCGATTAGAATCCAGGATCCCAGTCAACTTCGATCCGTTGAGCTTGGCGATCAACATTTTTGATCACTTGCTCTTCAAGGAACGGAATTAAACGTTCCTTTTGACCAAAAGCATCTTTTAAATTTGCTTTCACTACCAAAACATCATTTGAGCCTGTTTCCATCAAATCAGTGACTTCACCTAAGTGATATCCCTGTGTTGTGTAAACTTGCATACCAAACAATTCACGCCAGTAGAATTCTTCTTCTGACAATGGTGGTAGTGCGACTGGATCAATCAAGATTTCCACGTTAGCGAATAATTGCGCTTCTTCACGGACATCAACGCCTTCAAGCTTACAAACATAACCATTGTTATGGCGTTTCCAGCTCTCAACTTTAAATTCAACCAGCTTACCCTTTTGTTTAATAAACCAAGGGGCATATTCAAAAATACTTTCAGCATTATCGGTATAGGAAAAAACTTTAAGCCAACCACGAATGCCGTAAGAAGAACCTAGCTTACCTACTACAATTTTTTCGTTTTGTTCACTCATGTTTTTAACCTTTAACCGTTACAGCGTGATAAGTGCTAATAATTAAGCCGCTTTTTGAGCGTCTTTAACTAGTTTAGCAACACGGTCAGATACAGATGCGCCTTGACCAACCCAGTGGTTAACGCGATCTAGGTCTAGACGTAGACCTTCTTCTTGACCTTTAGCTGTAGGGTTAAAGAAACCTACGTTTTCAATGTAGCGGCCAGTTGCTGCACAACGGCTGTCAGCTACAACGATTTGATAAAATGGACGCTTCTTAGCGCCGTGACGTGCCAAACGAATGGTTACCATGTCGTCCTCTTTTGCTTTCTCAATAATTAAATTAGCCCCAAACATGGTTTTTCTCACTCACAAAACATGAGGATAAAAACTAACTTGGGGCCTCGTGCCAAAATAAAGCCCCCGAATTTTACTCTTATTACGAGTCAATGCAAGGGCTTTAGATATTTTTGTCACCAATTCAACTACAACAGTAGCGAATTAATGATGATTTTTTGCTCATGGCGAATTGTGACAGACTTCACATTGAATGTCATTACACTCGTGGAATTAACGACCAAAGCCGCCAAAACCACCACCGCCCATGCCACCCATCATGCCTTGCATATTGCGCATCATGCCTTTCATGCCACCTTTCTGCATTTTCTTCATCATTTTCTGCATTTGGGTGAATTGTTTTAGCATGCGGTTTACGTCTTGCACTTGAGTACCAGAACCGGCTGCAATACGTTTCTTACGTGAACCTTTGATTAATTCTGGGTGTTGACGTTCTTTCATGGTCATAGAGTTAATCATGGCTTCCATCTGAGTGAACATCTTGTCATCCACTTGATCTTTTACATTAGCCGGTAGATTTCCCATGCCTGGCAGCTTATTCATCATGCCTGCCATGCCGCCCATGTTTTTCATTTGGCCAAGTTGTTCGCGGAAGTCTTCAAGGTCAAACCCTTTCTTCTGCTTGAACTTCTTCGCCATTTTCTCGGCTTTTTCTTTATCGACGTTACGTTCTAAATCTTCAATTAAAGAAAGAACGTCGCCCATACCAAGAATACGAGAAGCAACGCGATCTGGGTGGAAAGCTTCTAATGCATCGGTTTTCTCACCGACACCCAAGAATTTGATTGGTTTACCAGTAATATGACGAACCGATAGCGCCGCACCACCACGAGCATCACCATCCACTTTGGTTAGGATCACACCGGTGAGAGGCAGTGCATCACCAAACGCTTTGGCTGTGTTGGCGGCATCTTGACCTGTCATGGCGTCAACCACGAACAAGGTTTCAACTGGCTTGATGGCGGTGTGTAGTGCTTGAATCTCTGCCATCATTTCTTCATCGACCGCTAAACGACCCGCGGTATCGAGAATTACAACGTCATAAAATTTCTTTTTAGCATGATCAATTGCCGCATTGGCAATATCAATCGGCTTCTGATCAGCGCTTGATGGGAAGAAATCTGTGCCAACTTCATTGGCTAGCGTTTCAAGTTGCTTGATTGCCGCAGGACGATATACGTCGGCAGACACAACCAAAACTTTCTTTTTATCACGCTCGGTTAATAATTTAGACAGTTTACCGACACTGGTGGTTTTACCTGCACCCTGCAAACCCGCCATTAAGATCACGGCTGGCGGCTGAGCGGCTAGGTTCAGTGCTTCATTCGATTCGCCCATGACCGATTCAAGTTCAGCTTGAACGATCTTAATAAATTCTTGCCCTGGCGTTAAAGATTTTGAAACTTCAATCCCAACCGCACGCTCTTTCACTTGCTTAACGAAGTCGCGTACTACTGGCAATGCAACATCCGCTTCAAGTAATGCCATGCGCACTTCACGCAGGGTATCTTTGATGTTGTCTTCAGTTAGTCGCCCTTTACCACTGATGTTTTTCAGTGTCTGGGACAGTCTTTCAGTTAAATTATCAAACATGATTTTGCCTAAATAACAGTAAATCAAATCGAAAGCTGAACCGTATTGAGACTCAAGATATTTCAGCTTTACATAAATTATACAGCCCTAATATTTGACGTTGCCGCCGACGAATGAACCTCGTCAATTAAGCAACCGCTTCAAGTAGGTAGGGATGAGTTAGCCTATTGGCATACAATTGCGCCACAGTATACCGATGCTGGCGCTTGGTTTCACTGACTTTCCTAACTTTGGCTATTTTTTCTTCTGTGATCGCTGCCAATTCATTCCAACTCAATGCTAGTATGATAACCTTAGCTCGTTAAAAATAGCCTAACCTCACTCACTACAGCTGAGGTTAGCTAAAGCAGAAAACCTTAGATAGCTTGCTCGCTGCGAGTTATACTGTTGCACTCTATGGATTTATTCAATCGCTGATATGGAAAATATTCTCTCAATTATTGCCGTCATTTTATATTTTGCTGCTACATGCACGATTGTTCCGGGCTTGGTTCAACGCTCGGGCATTAGCATCAAACTCGTCTTTACATTTGCAGCCTTAGCTCTGGCCACTCATGGCTGGTTAATCAGCGATCTCATATTAAACCCAAATGGGCAAAATATGAGTATTCTTAATGTTGCCTCTTTAATTGGGTTTATCATTTGTTTTGTGCTCACGGTTTCGATGTGGAAAACCCGACTTTGGTTTCTGCTTCCAGTCGTTTACAGCTTTGCTGCCATCAACTTATGTGCGGCCACCTTCTTACCGAGTACCTTCATTACTCACTTTGAAGGAAAAATTGAATTATTAGCCCATATTACAATTGCACTATTCTCCTATTCAACGCTGACAATAGGCGCATTATTTGCACTGCAATTGGCTTGGCTCGATCATCAACTTAAGCGTAAGAAGTCCTTAGTGATTAACCCGAACCTCCCTCCATTAATGATGGTGGAGCGACACCTTTTCAAGATCATCTTGGTTGGCACAGTCTTATTAACCGCAACATTAATTACAGGCGTTATCTATACCGAAGGTATGTTCTCAACGCAAAATGCACATAAAAGTGTCTTAACATTTATCGCTTGGGTTCTATACTGCATATTGCTGTGGGGACATTATCGTCAAGGTTGGCGAGGGAAAAGAGTGCTATGGCTATCAATCAGTGGAACCACGCTACTGACGTTAGCCTACTTTGGTAGCCGCTTTGTGCGCGAAATCATTTTAAGCTAAGAAAGAATTTTTTAATTTAAGACATAATTTTAAACGAAATAGTTATGCTGGAATTCCCCTATCTATTGACAGGGTACTCAGATTTCGTCATAACTGCATATCTTCAAATCACTGAAGGTTGTTGAATCTAACTCTGAATACCAACAACACTAATTACATAATAATCGAAGGAAAACCTAAGTTTGGGTGAAATATCAACGGGGCTGCTGTTTGCCCTACTTGCAATTCTGATCCTCATTTCCGCCTATTTCTCCAGTTCGGAAACAGGCATGATGGCGCTAAACCGCTATCGTTTACGACACTTAGCCAACCAAGGTCATAAGGGGGCTAAACGCGTTGAGTCTTTATTAGAGCGCCCGGATCGCTTAATTGGTTTGATCCTAATCGGTAATAACCTCGTCAATATTTTAGCGTCTGCTATTGCGACCATCATTGGTATGCGCCTTTATGGCGATTATGGTGTCGCCATTGCAACAGGTGTATTGACACTGGTGATTCTCGTTTTTGCTGAAATCACACCAAAAACCTTAGCCGCGCTTTACCCTGAGCGAGTGTCGTACACCAGCAGTATTTTGCTGCGCATTCTAATGAAGTTACTGGCACCATTAGTCTTCTTGGTGAACTTAATCACGAACGGATTATTGCGTTTACTCGGTGTCCGAGCCAATGATTCTGCGGGCGATCCACTAAGCTCAGAAGAGTTACGTACCGTAGTAAATGAAGCGGGCAGCCTGATCCCTCGTCGTCACCAAGACATGCTGATTTCTATCCTCGATCTTGAGCATGTGACCGTGAATGACATCATGGTGCCGCGCAATGAGATTACCGGCATTGATATCAACGATGATTGGAAGTCGATTGTTCGTCAATTAACTCACTCTGCGCATGGTCGTGTTGTGTTATACCGAGATCAAATCGATGAAGTGGTCGGCATGCTGCGTCTGCGTAAAGCCTACCGATTAATGTTAGAGAAAAACGAATTTAATAAAGAGACACTACTGCGTGCAGCGGATGAAGTGTATTTCATTCCAGAAGCCACACCACTCAACGTTCAGCTATTAAAGTTCCAACGCAATAAAGAACGAATTGGCATGATCGTAGACGAATATGGCGACATTATTGGTCTCATCACCCTTGAAGATATTCTGGAAGAAATCGTCGGTGAATTTACTACCTCAATGTCACCGAGTTTGGCCGATGAAATCACGCCACAAAGTGACGGTAGCTACCTCATTGAAGGCAGTGCCAACATTCGTGATATTAACAAAGGCTTAAACTGGAAACTGCCTACTGATGGCCCACGCACCTTAAATGGTTTGGTGCTTGAACATTTAGAAGACATCCCAGAAAGCTACCTCAGCATCGAAATTGCTAACCACAAGATGGAGCTGATTGAGATTGCAGAGAATAAGATCAAGTTAGTGAAAGTGTACCCAGCCAAGAAGAAGCCGAAGAAGGTGCATTAACGTTTCTCGGTACTCGGGCGCTTCGCTGCTCGTAGCTCGAATTAAAAGCCTTTCAACAAACAGCCCTCAACTGCCTTAGCTGAGGGCTGTTTTATTTAAGCAAGATTAATGGATCTCGTGTCTCAGTCGCGCTGCTGATCGTAGCTCGGTCTTAACCAGAAAGTAATCTTATCAAAAAGGGCCCTTAGCTTGTTATAAGCTGAGGGCCCTTTGTTTTTAAATGCTTATTCTAGAAACGAGCAGCGTAGCGCCCGTCCCTCGAAAACCGAGTTCTTAATCTACTTTTAGCTCTTGCAGCATCGTTTCCGGCAACGCTAGCTCGTCATTTTTGTTCACACTAATACCCGCTGCAATGATTTGCTTTGCGATCTCTTGCGCTTCATTGAGTGAGTGCATGGAATATGTACCACATTGGTATTCGTTCAGTTCAGGGATCTTGTTCTGATCTTCAACTTTTAGCACATCTTCCATTGCCGCTAACCATGCATCAGCCACTTGTTGCTCGCTTGGCGTACCAATTAAGCTCATGTAAAAACCCGTGCGGCAACCCATTGGTGAGATATCAATGATTTCGACATCTGAGCCATTAAGGTGAGCACGCATAAAGCCAGCATACAGGTGCTCAAGCGTATGGATGCCTTTTTCTGACAGAATATCTTTGTTTGGAATACAAAAACGTAAATCGAAAACAGTAATTGTGTCCCCTTTTGGTGTTTGCATTGTTTTCGCAACACGCACCGCTGGCGCATTCATACGAGTATGGTCAACGGTAAAACTATCTAATAGAGGCATTGCTGTTTCTCCTAAATCTATTCGAGCAACTGGCTTAAAACCAACTGCGGTTATCTTCTAATTCGGCTTGGCACTGTTTGAGTTGCCAACCATAATCTTTTGCGGTTTGCTCAACACGCCTCGCCACTTTGATTAGTGCCGGCTTTTGAGCATACGTTTTTCGTTTAAATCCGCCACGACCATCGTGGTAGGCAAGATATTGGCTATAGGTATCCCACTTAGAAATACCGAGCGCTTTTTGTGAACCATCAATATACCAACCGATAAACATGATGGAATCACCAAAATCATCACGTGAAGACCAAGAGCTGACTTCGTCTTGATATTCAGACCATACTGGATCTTGCGCCTGAGCATAACCATAAGCGCTACTGACTCGTCCCCAAGGAATAAAACCAAGAAAATAATAACGAGGCGGTTTAGCATCACCGACAAACGCACTTTCTTGTTTCATAAATGCCATCGATA comes from the Vibrio gangliei genome and includes:
- the rimM gene encoding ribosome maturation factor RimM (Essential for efficient processing of 16S rRNA), whose protein sequence is MSEQNEKIVVGKLGSSYGIRGWLKVFSYTDNAESIFEYAPWFIKQKGKLVEFKVESWKRHNNGYVCKLEGVDVREEAQLFANVEILIDPVALPPLSEEEFYWRELFGMQVYTTQGYHLGEVTDLMETGSNDVLVVKANLKDAFGQKERLIPFLEEQVIKNVDRQAQRIEVDWDPGF
- a CDS encoding transglycosylase SLT domain-containing protein, encoding MVTLRLITGWLVLASSLLLVGCATPPPSNQSNLCDIFRQYPDWYEDALDMNDEYGVPIQISMAFMKQESAFVGDAKPPRYYFLGFIPWGRVSSAYGYAQAQDPVWSEYQDEVSSWSSRDDFGDSIMFIGWYIDGSQKALGISKWDTYSQYLAYHDGRGGFKRKTYAQKPALIKVARRVEQTAKDYGWQLKQCQAELEDNRSWF
- a CDS encoding cytochrome C assembly family protein, yielding MENILSIIAVILYFAATCTIVPGLVQRSGISIKLVFTFAALALATHGWLISDLILNPNGQNMSILNVASLIGFIICFVLTVSMWKTRLWFLLPVVYSFAAINLCAATFLPSTFITHFEGKIELLAHITIALFSYSTLTIGALFALQLAWLDHQLKRKKSLVINPNLPPLMMVERHLFKIILVGTVLLTATLITGVIYTEGMFSTQNAHKSVLTFIAWVLYCILLWGHYRQGWRGKRVLWLSISGTTLLTLAYFGSRFVREIILS
- the trmD gene encoding tRNA (guanosine(37)-N1)-methyltransferase TrmD; this encodes MWIGIISLFPDMFRAVSEYGVTGQAVKKGLLSLETWNPRDFTHDKHRTVDDRPYGGGPGMLMMVQPLSDAINTAKQAAPNKAKVIYLSPQGRKLDQQGVEELATNENLILICGRYEGVDERIIQSYVDEEWSIGDFVMTGGEIPAMTLIDSVSRFVPGVLGDFASAEEDSFANGLLDCPHYTRPEVLNGKQVPSVLTSGNHEDIRRWRLKQSLGRTWLRRPELLENLALTDEQEQLLAQFITEQRSLDNKDRSN
- the luxS gene encoding S-ribosylhomocysteine lyase, whose amino-acid sequence is MPLLDSFTVDHTRMNAPAVRVAKTMQTPKGDTITVFDLRFCIPNKDILSEKGIHTLEHLYAGFMRAHLNGSDVEIIDISPMGCRTGFYMSLIGTPSEQQVADAWLAAMEDVLKVEDQNKIPELNEYQCGTYSMHSLNEAQEIAKQIIAAGISVNKNDELALPETMLQELKVD
- the ffh gene encoding signal recognition particle protein, with the translated sequence MFDNLTERLSQTLKNISGKGRLTEDNIKDTLREVRMALLEADVALPVVRDFVKQVKERAVGIEVSKSLTPGQEFIKIVQAELESVMGESNEALNLAAQPPAVILMAGLQGAGKTTSVGKLSKLLTERDKKKVLVVSADVYRPAAIKQLETLANEVGTDFFPSSADQKPIDIANAAIDHAKKKFYDVVILDTAGRLAVDEEMMAEIQALHTAIKPVETLFVVDAMTGQDAANTAKAFGDALPLTGVILTKVDGDARGGAALSVRHITGKPIKFLGVGEKTDALEAFHPDRVASRILGMGDVLSLIEDLERNVDKEKAEKMAKKFKQKKGFDLEDFREQLGQMKNMGGMAGMMNKLPGMGNLPANVKDQVDDKMFTQMEAMINSMTMKERQHPELIKGSRKKRIAAGSGTQVQDVNRMLKQFTQMQKMMKKMQKGGMKGMMRNMQGMMGGMGGGGFGGFGR
- the rpsP gene encoding 30S ribosomal protein S16 translates to MVTIRLARHGAKKRPFYQIVVADSRCAATGRYIENVGFFNPTAKGQEEGLRLDLDRVNHWVGQGASVSDRVAKLVKDAQKAA
- a CDS encoding HlyC/CorC family transporter; amino-acid sequence: MGEISTGLLFALLAILILISAYFSSSETGMMALNRYRLRHLANQGHKGAKRVESLLERPDRLIGLILIGNNLVNILASAIATIIGMRLYGDYGVAIATGVLTLVILVFAEITPKTLAALYPERVSYTSSILLRILMKLLAPLVFLVNLITNGLLRLLGVRANDSAGDPLSSEELRTVVNEAGSLIPRRHQDMLISILDLEHVTVNDIMVPRNEITGIDINDDWKSIVRQLTHSAHGRVVLYRDQIDEVVGMLRLRKAYRLMLEKNEFNKETLLRAADEVYFIPEATPLNVQLLKFQRNKERIGMIVDEYGDIIGLITLEDILEEIVGEFTTSMSPSLADEITPQSDGSYLIEGSANIRDINKGLNWKLPTDGPRTLNGLVLEHLEDIPESYLSIEIANHKMELIEIAENKIKLVKVYPAKKKPKKVH